ACGAGTTCTGCGGCAGCCAGCACGGCGTAGTAGTCGTCGGCCACCAACTGGGCCACGCTCAGCCGCGTGTCGCCGTGCGAGGAGATGGCGGAGGCCACGTTGGCCTTGCTCTGCGCTACGCTGTCCTGCCGCCCGGTCTTCCAGAAGGTCATGTCCAGCGTCAGGCTCGCGTCATTGTCGGTGGCGCTGTTGCGGCCTCGTGAGCCGTGCAGGCCTTCGGCGGCACTGAGGCCAAGCTGCGGAGAGTAGCTGCTGCGAGCTTGACGCAGACTGTTGCGTGCCACGGCGACGTCCTGCGCCGATGAGACCAGTTGTGGGTTGTGAGCCAGGGCCGTGCGGATGCAGTCTTCGAGCGTGAACGCCTGGCCGGACTGCTGGGCGAACGCCGGCACGATACTCGCCAGCACCGCCAGCAGAAGAGCACTCAAGAGGGTTCTATTCATATCGCAACGCCTCCACAGGATCCAAATCTGCAGCCTTCTGCGCCGGCAGCAGACCGAAGACAACGCCGACCGCCGCCGCGAACCCGAACGACAGGAAGACCCACGGCGGCGACACGGCGCTATTGAGGCCGAACAAGCGCACCGTGAATGCGGTGCCGATGCCGAAGACGACCCCGAGCACCCCGCCGGCGAGGCTGAGGGTCATGGACTCGATGAGAAACTGCAGCATGATGTCGCGCGGGGTGGCCCCCAGCGCTTTGCGCAACCCGATCTCGCGCGTGCGCTCGGTCACCGACACCAGCATGATGTTCATGATGCCGATGCCCCCGACCAGCAGTGACACGATGGCGATGGACGAGAACAGCAGCGTCATGATCTGGTTGGTGGCCTCAGCGCTCTGCACGATGTCGGCGGCGGCCATGATGCGGAAGTCGTTGTCGTCGCCGTCCTTGATGCGGTGCCGCTGGCGCAGCAGGGCCGTGACCTCGGCCTTGACCTGGTTCGCCCGTGACATGTCGGCGGCCAGAGCGGTGATGCCGTTGACACTGTCCTTGGCCCCGGTCATGCTGCCCACCAGCCGGTAGATGGCTGTGTTGATGGGGACATAGACCGTGTCATCGGGGTCGAAGGGGCCGGTGGAGCCCTTCTCATTGCAGACGCCGATGATCGAGAAGGTCATGCCCTTGAGCCGGAGCGACTCGCCGACGACATACTCGCCCTTGCCAAACAGGTTCTCGACGACCGTGGGCCCCAGTACGGCGACCTTGCGGCGGCGGCGGCTCTCCTCGGCAGTGAAGAAGCGTCCCTGGGCCATGGTGAGCTTGCCGACGTCCAGGTAGTTGTCGCCCACACCTTGAACGCTCGTGCTGGTGTTCTGGTTGCCAGCCTGCACCTGCATCGAGGAGCTGACCTGGGCCGACACGGCCGTGACGCCGGACACCTCTTTGCCGATGGCGGTAGCATCCTCCAGGGTGAGCGTGGCGGCCGAGCCCATGCCGCCCCCGATCGCTCCCCGCCCCTGGCCGGGCATGATGCGGAGCGAGTTCGTGCCCATCGCCTCAAACCGGGCCAGGGTGGCGGCCTTCGCCCCGGCGGTCAGCGACACGGCGCCGATGACCGCACCCACGCCGAAGATGATCCCCAGCATCGTCAGCGCCGAGCGCAGGCGATTGGCCAGGATCGCCTCGAAACAGAGCTGAACAGCTTCCCAGACCGACATTACGACTTCTCCTTCGTCCGCCCTTTACCCTACTTCGACGATGACTTCAGGAACCCGCCGCCCATGCCTGGCGGCGGGCCACCCATGTCGGAGCCGGTGTTGGCGCCGAGCTGCGGGAGGATGACCTGATCGCCCTCGTTCAGGCCCGACACGATCTCGGTGGTCTCATCGCCCTCCAGGCCGACCTCGACCATCACGACGCGCGCGGAGGGATCGCCGGGGATGGTCACGGTGGTCTTGCCGTCGCGCTGCCGGATGGCGCGCGTCGGGAGGGTGAGCACGTTGGTGCGCTCGCCCACCAGGAAGGTGCAGGTGGCGCTCAGGCCCGGCAGCAGACGCTTGTCGTGGTCCAGGACCTCAATCTCCACCGGCACGGTGGTCACGTTGGAGGTTGTCGAGGCCTGCGGGTCCACGCGGGTCACTTTGCCCTTGAGCACCTTGTTGGCCACGGAGTCGACCTCGATCTCCACCTGCTGGCCGACGGAGATGTCGGCCAGGTCGGTCTCATCCACGTCCACGTCCACGTACATGGCGCTCAGGTCGCCCAGCGTGACAATCGAGGTGCCTTCGGACACGCCCGACCGCCCGGAGTTGACGATGGTGCCCTCTTCCACATCCTTCGAGAGGATCACGCCATCGCGGGGGGCGGTGATGGTGGTGTAGCTCAGCGTGGTCCGCGTGTCGTTGACTTCAGCGGCGGCCTTCGCCAGTTGCGCGCGCTGGCTCACGACGGCCTCGGCCTTGACCCGCACCTGCATCGCGTCCGCCTTGGCGTTATCGAGCGCGGCCCGCGCCTTCTTGACGGCCTGACGCGACGCCGCCAGCTCCTCCGCCTGATCCTGGTCCAGGGTCGCCCACTGGCGCTGGGCTGACGCCAGGTCGGCCTGCGCTTGCTGCAACTGGGCCTCCGTGGCGCGCTTTTCGGAGCCCTGGTCGTCATCGAGCGAGGTCCACTTCTTCTGTGCCGCGGCCAGAGTCGCCTGCGCCTGGTCCACGTCCGCCTCGGCGGCGCGCAGCTCGGCGGCCTGGTCGTCAGCCACGGTCCGCACGACTTCCTGCGCCTCGGCATAGGCAGCGCGAGCGCTCTCGCAGGTGTCCTCGGCCGTCTCGAGGCTGCTTTGCGACAGGTAGCCCTTCGCGTTCAGCTCGCGCGAGCGCTTGAGTTCCTTCTCGGCCACGGACAGGGCGCTCTTGGCCTTGTCCAGGGAGGCCTTGGCCTGCACCGACGCCTGTGGGTGCTGGGCCTGCTTGAGGCGCTTGACGGTCTCCTGCGCTGAGCGCAGAGAGGCCTGCGCCTGGTCAAGGCTGGCCCGGGCCGAACTGCGGGACACCGGGTGGGTGGAGACGTTCATGCGGCTGAGGTTCTCCTGGGCTTCACGCACGGAGGCTTGCGCCCGGTCCAGGCTCGCGCGGGCATCGGCCCGATCGCGAGGTTGCGTGGAGGACTGCAGCCGCTTGAGGTCGGCGACCGCGCTGTCGTAGGCCGCCTGGGCCTGCGCGATGGTCGAGCGCGTCAGGCGGGGCTGGGCCTGGGCTTCGGCCTGGGCCTGCGACAACTGCGCCTGGCTGCTCTGCATGTCCGCCACGGCCTGGCTGTAGGCGGTCTCGGTGTTGGTGGGGTCAATCTTGGCGATGAGGTCGCCCTTCTTCACCTTGTCGCCGACGTCCACCGCCAACAGGATGACCTTGCCGCCCGCGTCGGATTTGACGTCCACGCTCGTGAGCGCCTTGAGGGTGCCGTCGGCGGTGACGGTCCGCCGGACCGAGCCCCGCTCGACCTTCACAAGCTGCGGCGCCGCCGTCTTGGTGCGCTTGGCGTTGCGCTGGCGTACGACCAGTACCGACGCTACCACCGCCACTACGACGACAATCCCGACAACCAACAGAATGCGCTTTCTCATGTTCTCACCACTCGTCTGACGTTCGCGTTGTACTGCGGCGGCGGTCAGCGCGTCGGCGCCTTCGGTGGAGCCGCTGCCTTCCGACGTTCGGCGTATTCGCGGGCAGCTTCGCGCAACAGGGCCAGGCTCTCCAGTACTCGCTGCAGGTCGTCGTCGCTCAGCCCCGACAACATCTCACTGACCCGTGCTCGCTTCTCCTGGCTGTGCCGCTCATGGTTGTGGCGACCCTTGGCCGTCTCGCTGACCCGCACGACTCGCCGATCATGGGGATCCGGCTTCCGCCGGACCAGTCCGTGGGACACCAGGCCATCCACCAGCACTGTCACCGTGCTCGGATGCAGTTGCAGCGCCTCGGCGATCTCCGACATGGTGGGGTTCCCCAGGTGGGCGATCGTGTGCATGCAGTGCATCTGCCCCATCGTGATGTTCAGCTCACGGCTCGGCGGGGTCTCCGGACGGAGGGCCTTGCCAAAGATGTCATGGAACAGGTCATCTATGGCGGCGATGCTCTCATCACGCGACTTCGCAGCCATGGCTTCCTCCTATGCTTGTATACCTAAATATTACATCACTCAAACTATTTTACGGAACAATTAGTTCCCTGTCAACGTCGGATCTGCGTCGGAACCCAGCGGGGCACTGCAGTACGCTCCGGGGGTGGGCAGGCCGTCCCCGGTACAGAGACGTTCCGCCGGCAGGGAAGGATTCCCTGCATTGGGCACACGCCACTGTAGCGGCCACCGCGCCCTCGGGGCACCCGCGGCCCCGTCGTTCCGAGGCACACAGCTTCCAGACGCGCGGAGTCCAAGGAGGACGGACGTATGAGCAGCAGACGCATCGTGATGACCGGAGGAGTCGCACTCGTCGCACTGGGTCTGGCCGTACTGGCTCTGGCCCAGCCCGGGGGATTCGGAGGCCCGCCGCCCGGTGGCGGCGGAGGTCGTTCCGGCGGTCCTGGCGGAGACATGCAGGCGATGAACTACCTGGAGAAGGCCTGGACTGCCGTCTCGTTTCAGCTGGGGTGTACCGCCGAGCAAGTGGGGACACTCAAGCCGACCTTTGCCGCCGAACTGACTGCCCGGGATCAAGCCGTCGCGGAGGCGATGAGAGACCGCGACATGGAGGCGATGCAGAAGGCGCAAAGCGCGTGCAAGAGCAACCTCAACGCCAGGCTCAAGGAGGTGCTGTCTGACGACCAATGGCAGAAGCTGCAGAAGCTGACCAAGCCCCTCGGTCCCCCGACGGAGGGCTAGCCTGTTCCCCCGCCGCCCGGCCGGTCCACCGGCCGGGCGGTCCCTTCTCAGACGCAAGCCCCCCCCGACGGCTACGCCAACCCCAACTCACTCGCCCAGTAGTCGCACACCCGGTCGGTCTTCGCGACCGCTGCCCCCAGGTACTTGGCCGGATCGCGCAGGACCGCGCGCTGCGCGTCAGTCAGCTTTGTCAGCCACGGCTGTACCTCCGCGTCGGCGAAGAGCACGTCCTCGAGGGGGCGGCCTTCCTTCTGGGCCTGGAGGGTCAGCTTGCGCATCGC
The sequence above is a segment of the bacterium genome. Coding sequences within it:
- a CDS encoding ABC transporter permease, giving the protein MSVWEAVQLCFEAILANRLRSALTMLGIIFGVGAVIGAVSLTAGAKAATLARFEAMGTNSLRIMPGQGRGAIGGGMGSAATLTLEDATAIGKEVSGVTAVSAQVSSSMQVQAGNQNTSTSVQGVGDNYLDVGKLTMAQGRFFTAEESRRRRKVAVLGPTVVENLFGKGEYVVGESLRLKGMTFSIIGVCNEKGSTGPFDPDDTVYVPINTAIYRLVGSMTGAKDSVNGITALAADMSRANQVKAEVTALLRQRHRIKDGDDNDFRIMAAADIVQSAEATNQIMTLLFSSIAIVSLLVGGIGIMNIMLVSVTERTREIGLRKALGATPRDIMLQFLIESMTLSLAGGVLGVVFGIGTAFTVRLFGLNSAVSPPWVFLSFGFAAAVGVVFGLLPAQKAADLDPVEALRYE
- a CDS encoding efflux RND transporter periplasmic adaptor subunit produces the protein MRKRILLVVGIVVVVAVVASVLVVRQRNAKRTKTAAPQLVKVERGSVRRTVTADGTLKALTSVDVKSDAGGKVILLAVDVGDKVKKGDLIAKIDPTNTETAYSQAVADMQSSQAQLSQAQAEAQAQPRLTRSTIAQAQAAYDSAVADLKRLQSSTQPRDRADARASLDRAQASVREAQENLSRMNVSTHPVSRSSARASLDQAQASLRSAQETVKRLKQAQHPQASVQAKASLDKAKSALSVAEKELKRSRELNAKGYLSQSSLETAEDTCESARAAYAEAQEVVRTVADDQAAELRAAEADVDQAQATLAAAQKKWTSLDDDQGSEKRATEAQLQQAQADLASAQRQWATLDQDQAEELAASRQAVKKARAALDNAKADAMQVRVKAEAVVSQRAQLAKAAAEVNDTRTTLSYTTITAPRDGVILSKDVEEGTIVNSGRSGVSEGTSIVTLGDLSAMYVDVDVDETDLADISVGQQVEIEVDSVANKVLKGKVTRVDPQASTTSNVTTVPVEIEVLDHDKRLLPGLSATCTFLVGERTNVLTLPTRAIRQRDGKTTVTIPGDPSARVVMVEVGLEGDETTEIVSGLNEGDQVILPQLGANTGSDMGGPPPGMGGGFLKSSSK
- a CDS encoding MarR family transcriptional regulator; this encodes MAAKSRDESIAAIDDLFHDIFGKALRPETPPSRELNITMGQMHCMHTIAHLGNPTMSEIAEALQLHPSTVTVLVDGLVSHGLVRRKPDPHDRRVVRVSETAKGRHNHERHSQEKRARVSEMLSGLSDDDLQRVLESLALLREAAREYAERRKAAAPPKAPTR